In one window of Streptomyces roseofulvus DNA:
- a CDS encoding TetR family transcriptional regulator, with protein MTAESRADHRPSATPPLTERQEARRRRILDASAQLAARGGFDAVQMREVAEAAGVALGTLYRYFPSKIHLLVATMQDQLQHLHTTLRKRPPAGAAPAERVAETLMRTFRALQREPQLADAMVRALTFADRSVSPEVDTVSRLTTAIILDAMGAEQPTPEQLSAVRVIEHTWHSALITWLSGRASIAQVKIDIETVCRLIDLTAPERPAARQ; from the coding sequence ATGACCGCAGAGAGCAGGGCGGACCACCGCCCCTCCGCCACCCCGCCCCTGACGGAGCGCCAGGAGGCCCGGCGGCGCCGCATCCTGGACGCCAGCGCCCAGCTCGCCGCCCGGGGCGGCTTCGACGCGGTGCAGATGCGGGAGGTCGCGGAGGCGGCGGGGGTCGCCCTCGGCACGCTGTACCGCTACTTCCCGTCCAAGATCCACCTGCTCGTCGCGACCATGCAGGACCAGCTCCAGCACCTGCACACCACCCTCCGGAAGCGGCCGCCGGCGGGCGCGGCCCCGGCGGAGCGGGTCGCGGAGACCCTGATGCGGACCTTCCGCGCGCTCCAGCGCGAGCCGCAGCTCGCCGACGCGATGGTCCGGGCGCTGACCTTCGCCGACCGCAGCGTGAGCCCCGAGGTGGACACGGTCTCGCGGCTCACCACGGCGATCATCCTGGACGCGATGGGCGCGGAGCAGCCGACGCCGGAGCAGCTGTCGGCGGTCCGGGTCATCGAGCACACCTGGCACTCGGCGCTCATCACCTGGCTGTCGGGGCGCGCCTCGATCGCCCAGGTGAAGATCGACATCGAGACGGTCTGCCGCCTGATCGACCTCACGGCCCCGGAGCGGCCCGCCGCCCGTCAGTGA
- a CDS encoding MerR family transcriptional regulator, translating into MRIGELARRSGVSERSLRYYETQDLLRSERTPGGQRQYGEWAVDRVIRIQALYAAGLNSRKIAHLLPCMRDADGAPSEIATSQLVDELSAERTRIDALIADLVRSRDILDEVIETASAVRD; encoded by the coding sequence ATGCGCATCGGTGAACTGGCCCGGCGCAGTGGCGTCAGCGAGCGGTCGCTGCGCTACTACGAGACGCAGGACCTGCTGCGGTCCGAGCGCACGCCGGGCGGCCAGCGGCAGTACGGCGAGTGGGCGGTGGACCGGGTCATCCGCATCCAGGCGCTGTACGCGGCGGGCCTGAACAGCCGCAAGATCGCCCACCTGCTGCCCTGCATGCGCGACGCGGACGGCGCGCCCAGCGAGATCGCCACCTCCCAGCTGGTCGACGAGCTGTCCGCCGAGCGGACCCGCATCGACGCGCTCATCGCCGACCTGGTCCGCTCCCGCGACATCCTGGACGAGGTCATCGAGACGGCCTCCGCCGTCCGCGACTAG
- a CDS encoding ferredoxin encodes MGDRWHLEVDRGVCIGSGLCVTHAPHGFRLDAARQSHPVAPETDAGERILAAAEGCPVEAILITLADGGEPVYPPEE; translated from the coding sequence ATGGGCGACCGCTGGCACCTGGAGGTCGACCGGGGCGTCTGCATCGGCTCCGGCCTGTGCGTCACCCACGCCCCCCACGGCTTCCGCCTCGACGCCGCCCGCCAGTCCCACCCGGTGGCCCCGGAGACCGACGCGGGCGAACGGATCCTCGCGGCGGCGGAGGGCTGCCCGGTGGAGGCCATCCTCATCACCCTCGCGGACGGCGGCGAGCCGGTCTACCCCCCGGAGGAGTAG
- a CDS encoding dihydrofolate reductase family protein, which translates to MPQLLKVQNFFVSADGIAAGEDQSLERPFGNVDPTGLFSWAGATASWPTRTDPGGTRGLDDYMVRDFHHNIGAEIMGRNKFGPLRGPWRDEEWKGWWGEEPPFHTPVFVLTHHERPSFTLSDTTFHFLDADPATALERAKEAADGKDVRLGGGVTTIREFLDADLVDTLHVAVAPVKLGSGLKLWDTPEELTDRYHLDVVPSPSGVTHHLFWRK; encoded by the coding sequence ATGCCCCAGTTGTTGAAGGTCCAGAACTTCTTCGTCTCCGCCGACGGGATCGCCGCCGGCGAGGACCAGTCCCTGGAGCGGCCCTTCGGGAACGTCGACCCCACCGGGCTCTTCTCCTGGGCCGGGGCCACCGCGAGCTGGCCCACCCGCACCGACCCCGGCGGCACCCGCGGCCTCGACGACTACATGGTCCGGGACTTCCACCACAACATCGGCGCCGAGATCATGGGCCGCAACAAGTTCGGCCCCCTGCGCGGCCCCTGGCGGGACGAGGAGTGGAAGGGCTGGTGGGGCGAGGAGCCGCCGTTCCACACCCCGGTCTTCGTCCTCACCCACCACGAGCGCCCGTCCTTCACGCTCTCCGACACCACCTTCCACTTCCTCGACGCCGACCCGGCGACCGCGCTGGAGCGGGCGAAGGAGGCGGCGGACGGGAAGGACGTCCGCCTCGGCGGCGGGGTGACGACGATCCGCGAGTTCCTGGACGCCGACCTCGTCGACACCCTCCACGTCGCCGTCGCGCCCGTGAAGCTCGGCAGCGGCCTCAAGCTCTGGGACACGCCCGAGGAGCTGACCGACCGCTACCACCTGGACGTCGTCCCCAGCCCGAGCGGGGTCACCCACCACCTCTTCTGGCGCAAGTGA
- a CDS encoding glycosyltransferase family 4 protein, whose protein sequence is MTAEAIEAGPRQGAAPSGDRPLRIALLTYKGNPFCGGQGVYVRHLSRELARLGHTVEVFGSQPYPVLDEGVTLSEIASLDLYRQPDPFRTPRREEYRDWIDALEVATMWTGGFPEPLTFSLRARRTLAARRGDFDVVHDNQTLGYGLLGGPRALGAPLVTTIHHPITVDRQLELDAAADWKRRASVRRWYGFTRMQKRVARRLPSVLTVSGTSRDEIVEHLGVREDRVRVVHIGADTDLWSPDPSVAEVPGRIVTTSSADVPLKGLVFLVEALAKLRTERPDAHLVVVGKRAEDGPVAQAIERYGLEGAVRFVKGISDAELVDLYRSAEVACVPSLYEGFSLPAAEGMATGTPLVATTGGAIPEVAGADGETCLAVPTGDAGALAGALGRVLGDAELRARLGAAGRERVLANFTWARAAQGTAELYREAVARAGARR, encoded by the coding sequence ATGACCGCTGAGGCCATAGAGGCAGGCCCCCGACAGGGCGCCGCCCCGTCCGGTGACCGTCCGTTGCGGATCGCTCTCCTCACGTACAAGGGCAACCCGTTCTGCGGCGGCCAGGGCGTCTACGTCCGCCACCTCTCCCGCGAACTGGCCCGGCTCGGCCACACCGTCGAGGTCTTCGGCTCGCAGCCCTACCCGGTCCTCGACGAGGGCGTCACGCTCAGCGAGATCGCCAGCCTCGACCTCTACCGCCAGCCCGACCCGTTCCGGACGCCCAGGCGCGAGGAGTACCGGGACTGGATCGACGCGCTGGAGGTCGCCACCATGTGGACCGGCGGCTTCCCCGAGCCGCTGACCTTCTCGCTGCGCGCCCGCCGCACCCTCGCCGCCCGCCGCGGCGACTTCGACGTCGTCCACGACAACCAGACCCTCGGGTACGGGCTCCTCGGCGGCCCCCGCGCCCTCGGCGCCCCGCTGGTCACCACGATCCACCACCCCATCACCGTCGACCGGCAGCTCGAACTCGACGCCGCCGCCGACTGGAAGCGCCGCGCCTCCGTCCGCCGCTGGTACGGCTTCACCCGCATGCAGAAGCGGGTCGCCCGCCGGCTGCCGTCCGTCCTCACCGTCTCCGGCACCTCCCGGGACGAGATCGTCGAGCACCTCGGCGTCCGTGAGGACCGCGTCCGGGTCGTGCACATCGGCGCCGACACCGACCTGTGGTCCCCGGACCCGTCGGTCGCCGAGGTCCCCGGCCGGATCGTCACCACCTCCAGCGCCGACGTCCCCCTCAAGGGCCTGGTCTTCCTCGTCGAGGCGCTCGCCAAGCTGCGCACCGAGCGGCCCGACGCGCACCTCGTCGTCGTCGGCAAGCGCGCCGAGGACGGGCCGGTCGCCCAGGCGATCGAGCGGTACGGGCTCGAAGGCGCCGTCCGGTTCGTCAAGGGCATCAGCGACGCGGAGCTCGTCGACCTGTACCGGTCCGCCGAAGTGGCCTGCGTGCCGTCGCTGTACGAGGGGTTCTCGCTGCCGGCCGCGGAGGGGATGGCCACCGGGACGCCGCTGGTCGCCACGACGGGCGGCGCGATCCCGGAGGTCGCCGGGGCTGACGGCGAGACGTGCCTCGCGGTGCCGACCGGCGACGCGGGCGCGCTGGCCGGGGCGCTCGGGCGGGTGCTGGGCGACGCGGAGCTGCGGGCGCGGCTGGGCGCCGCCGGGCGCGAGCGGGTGCTGGCCAACTTCACCTGGGCCAGGGCCGCGCAGGGGACGGCGGAGCTGTACCGCGAGGCGGTGGCCCGAGCCGGGGCCCGCCGGTGA
- a CDS encoding class I SAM-dependent methyltransferase, protein MLTVDFTRFPLAPGDRVLDLGCGAGRHAFECYRRGAQVVALDQNGEEIREVAKWFAAMKEAGEAPAGATATAMEGDALNLPFPDESFDVVIISEVMEHIPDDKGVLAEMVRVLKPGGRIAITVPRYGPEKICWALSDEYHEVEGGHIRIYKADELLAKIRQAGLKPYGTHHAHALHSPYWWLKCAFGVDNDKALPVRAYHKLLVWDIMKKPALTRVAEQLLNPVVGKSFVAYATKPHLPKADAK, encoded by the coding sequence GTGCTGACCGTCGACTTCACCCGCTTCCCGCTCGCTCCCGGCGACCGCGTGCTCGATCTGGGCTGTGGTGCGGGGCGGCACGCCTTCGAGTGCTACCGGCGCGGCGCGCAGGTCGTGGCGCTCGACCAGAACGGCGAGGAGATCCGCGAGGTCGCCAAGTGGTTCGCCGCCATGAAGGAGGCCGGCGAGGCCCCCGCCGGGGCGACCGCCACCGCGATGGAGGGCGACGCGCTCAACCTGCCGTTCCCCGACGAGTCCTTCGACGTCGTCATCATCTCCGAGGTCATGGAGCACATCCCGGACGACAAGGGCGTGCTCGCCGAGATGGTCCGCGTCCTCAAGCCCGGCGGGCGGATCGCGATCACCGTGCCCCGGTACGGCCCCGAGAAGATCTGCTGGGCGCTCTCGGACGAGTACCACGAGGTCGAGGGCGGCCACATCCGGATCTACAAGGCGGACGAGCTGCTCGCCAAGATCCGCCAGGCCGGCCTCAAGCCGTACGGCACCCACCACGCGCACGCCCTGCACTCGCCGTACTGGTGGCTGAAGTGCGCCTTCGGCGTCGACAACGACAAGGCGCTGCCGGTCCGCGCGTACCACAAGCTCCTGGTCTGGGACATCATGAAGAAGCCCGCCCTGACCCGGGTCGCCGAGCAGCTGCTCAACCCGGTCGTCGGCAAGAGCTTCGTCGCGTACGCCACCAAGCCCCACCTCCCGAAGGCCGACGCCAAGTGA
- a CDS encoding prenyltransferase, translating to MTSPERIAEHLVLPGVLTAEQAAGTVAGILAGQCEDGAIPWFRGHHLDPWDHTEAAMALDAAGEHEAAARAYAWLARHQNPDGSWYAAYRDGDPEDVTDRGKESNFTAYVAVGVWHHYLSTGDDAFLDRMWPVVYAAVEFVLRLQQPGGQIGWKREPDGTPVTDALLTGSASIHHALRCALALAEAREEPQPDWELAAGALAHAIRRHPERFLDKSRYSMDWYYPVLGGAVTGAEAKARLDARWDDFVVPGLGVRCVVPNPWVTGGESCELALALWATGESDRALAILQDIGHLRAPNGLYWTGYVYEGADGGEPAVWPEEQTTWTAGSLLLAVAALGGEQATVAVFGGETLPTGLAPDCCAD from the coding sequence GTGACGTCCCCCGAGCGGATAGCGGAGCACCTGGTCCTGCCCGGCGTCCTGACCGCCGAGCAGGCCGCCGGCACCGTCGCCGGGATCCTCGCCGGGCAGTGCGAGGACGGCGCCATCCCGTGGTTCCGCGGCCACCACCTCGACCCGTGGGACCACACCGAGGCCGCCATGGCCCTGGACGCGGCCGGCGAGCACGAGGCCGCCGCCCGCGCCTACGCCTGGCTCGCCCGGCACCAGAACCCCGACGGCTCCTGGTACGCGGCCTACCGGGACGGCGACCCGGAGGACGTCACCGACCGCGGCAAGGAGTCCAACTTCACCGCGTACGTCGCCGTCGGCGTCTGGCACCACTACCTGTCGACCGGCGACGACGCCTTCCTCGACCGGATGTGGCCGGTCGTCTACGCGGCGGTCGAGTTCGTCCTCCGGCTCCAGCAGCCCGGCGGCCAGATCGGCTGGAAGCGCGAGCCCGACGGCACCCCCGTCACCGACGCCCTCCTCACCGGCTCCGCCTCGATCCACCACGCCCTGCGCTGCGCCCTCGCGCTGGCCGAGGCCCGCGAGGAGCCGCAGCCGGACTGGGAGCTGGCGGCCGGCGCCCTCGCCCACGCGATCCGGCGCCACCCGGAGCGCTTCCTCGACAAGTCCCGCTACTCGATGGACTGGTACTACCCGGTCCTCGGCGGCGCCGTCACCGGCGCCGAGGCGAAGGCCCGTCTCGACGCGCGCTGGGACGACTTCGTGGTACCCGGCCTCGGCGTCCGCTGCGTCGTCCCCAACCCGTGGGTGACCGGCGGCGAGAGCTGCGAACTCGCCCTCGCCCTCTGGGCGACGGGGGAGTCCGACCGGGCCCTCGCGATCCTCCAGGACATCGGCCACCTGCGGGCGCCGAACGGCCTGTACTGGACGGGGTACGTGTACGAGGGCGCGGACGGCGGCGAGCCGGCCGTCTGGCCCGAGGAGCAGACCACCTGGACGGCGGGCTCCCTCCTCCTCGCGGTCGCGGCCCTCGGCGGCGAACAGGCCACCGTCGCCGTCTTCGGCGGCGAGACCCTGCCGACCGGTCTCGCCCCGGACTGCTGCGCGGACTGA
- a CDS encoding class I SAM-dependent methyltransferase → MSEPSAEILAAFEAAKGFMPVGEGLALYAAAAEAGKLGLPLLEVGTYCGRSTILLADAARAAGTVAVTVDHHRGSEEQQPGWEYHDPTVVDPEVGVMDTLPTFRRTLRKAGLEDHVIAVVGRSPQVARVWGGELGLVFIDGGHTDEHATNDYEGWAPRVAPGGLLVIHDVFPDPADGGQAPYRIYLRALESGEFEEVSVTDSLRVLRRVS, encoded by the coding sequence ATGTCCGAGCCCAGTGCCGAGATCCTCGCCGCCTTCGAGGCCGCGAAGGGGTTCATGCCCGTCGGGGAGGGCCTGGCCCTCTACGCGGCGGCGGCCGAGGCCGGGAAGCTGGGGCTGCCGCTCCTGGAGGTCGGCACGTACTGCGGGCGCTCGACGATCCTGCTCGCGGACGCGGCGCGGGCGGCGGGGACGGTCGCGGTGACCGTGGACCACCACCGGGGCAGCGAGGAGCAGCAGCCGGGGTGGGAGTACCACGACCCGACGGTGGTGGACCCGGAGGTGGGCGTCATGGACACCCTGCCGACCTTCCGGCGGACGCTGCGGAAGGCGGGCCTGGAGGACCACGTGATCGCGGTGGTCGGGCGCAGCCCGCAGGTGGCGAGGGTGTGGGGCGGCGAGCTGGGGCTCGTCTTCATCGACGGCGGGCACACGGACGAGCACGCCACGAACGACTACGAGGGCTGGGCCCCCCGGGTCGCCCCCGGGGGCCTGCTGGTGATCCACGACGTCTTCCCGGACCCGGCGGACGGCGGTCAGGCGCCGTACCGGATCTATCTGCGGGCGCTGGAGTCCGGGGAGTTCGAGGAGGTCTCGGTCACGGACTCGCTGCGGGTGCTGCGCCGGGTCTCCTGA
- a CDS encoding alkene reductase yields the protein MTNAPASSRLFESTALGSLTLPNRLVMPPLTRNRAGADGVPRPLMATHYAQRAGAGLIIAEGTTPNAVGQTYPNIPAMHSDAHVTGWRAVTDAVRAGGGRMFLQLQHGGRVGHPDTSGHLPVAPSPIALPETIHTPSGRQEAVVPRAMTADDIRQTVADFAAAARRAVDAGFEGVEVHAANGHLLHQFLAKNTNRRTDAYGGSVAHRVRFVVEVVRAVADAIGADRVGVRVSPGVTVNGIDEGTAEDTAELYHALVPALAALDPVYLHVIFADPGQPLFRWIRAAWPHTLIANPVLGFGGPLPADGGKAAGERLLDAGADLISLGRAFLANPDLVERLRVGAPLNPLREANWMYSGDEAGYNDYPTLAGTAALAAV from the coding sequence ATGACGAACGCACCGGCGTCCTCCCGCCTCTTCGAGTCCACCGCCCTCGGCTCCCTCACCCTGCCCAACCGGCTGGTGATGCCGCCGCTGACCCGCAACCGGGCCGGCGCCGACGGCGTCCCCCGGCCCCTCATGGCCACCCACTACGCCCAGCGGGCCGGCGCGGGCCTGATCATCGCCGAGGGGACCACCCCGAACGCGGTCGGCCAGACGTACCCGAACATCCCGGCCATGCACAGCGACGCCCATGTGACCGGCTGGCGCGCGGTCACCGACGCGGTACGGGCCGGGGGCGGGCGGATGTTCCTCCAGCTCCAGCACGGCGGCCGGGTCGGGCACCCCGACACCAGCGGGCACCTGCCGGTCGCGCCCTCGCCGATCGCCCTGCCGGAGACGATCCACACCCCGAGCGGCCGGCAGGAGGCCGTGGTGCCCCGCGCGATGACGGCGGACGACATCCGGCAGACCGTCGCCGACTTCGCCGCCGCCGCGCGCCGCGCCGTCGACGCCGGCTTCGAGGGGGTCGAGGTGCACGCCGCCAACGGGCACCTGCTCCACCAGTTCCTGGCGAAGAACACCAACCGGCGCACCGACGCCTACGGCGGGTCCGTGGCGCACCGGGTCCGGTTCGTGGTGGAGGTCGTCCGGGCCGTCGCCGACGCGATCGGCGCCGACCGGGTCGGCGTCCGCGTCTCGCCCGGGGTCACGGTGAACGGCATCGACGAGGGCACCGCGGAGGACACCGCCGAGCTGTACCACGCGCTCGTCCCCGCCCTCGCCGCGCTCGACCCGGTCTATCTGCACGTGATCTTCGCGGACCCCGGGCAGCCGCTGTTCCGGTGGATCCGCGCGGCCTGGCCGCACACGCTGATCGCCAACCCGGTGCTCGGCTTCGGCGGCCCCCTCCCGGCCGACGGCGGGAAGGCCGCGGGCGAGCGGCTGCTCGACGCCGGGGCGGACCTGATCTCGCTGGGCCGCGCCTTCCTGGCCAACCCGGACCTGGTCGAGCGGCTGCGCGTCGGCGCGCCGCTCAACCCGCTCCGGGAGGCGAACTGGATGTACTCGGGCGACGAGGCCGGCTACAACGACTACCCGACGCTGGCCGGGACCGCCGCCCTGGCCGCCGTCTGA
- a CDS encoding N-acetylmuramoyl-L-alanine amidase, translated as MPYDHRNPVTRSAPTARTALAVLVCSAALAGCGAASEAAQGTQGPGAAATTSAAATRTQTATAAPARALAGRTVVVDPGHNPGNFRHAREINAKVDIGTARKECDTTGTSTNASAGKAAYTEAAFTLDVSHRLRKLLEERGATVVLTHDADRPFGPCIDERARIGNAAEADAVVSVHADGSAAGHRGFHVIVPAKVKEGAADTGPIVAPSRALGEGIVAGFRRATGTAPANYLADGTGLDVRSDLGGLNLSTVPKVFVECGNMRDPKDAALLTSGAWRQKAAQGIADGIVTYLQG; from the coding sequence GTGCCGTACGACCACAGGAACCCCGTGACCCGCTCCGCTCCCACCGCCCGCACCGCCCTCGCGGTCCTCGTCTGCTCCGCCGCCCTCGCCGGGTGCGGGGCCGCCTCCGAGGCCGCGCAGGGCACCCAGGGGCCGGGCGCGGCGGCCACGACGTCCGCCGCCGCGACCCGTACCCAGACCGCCACCGCGGCCCCCGCCCGTGCGCTGGCCGGCCGGACCGTGGTCGTCGACCCCGGGCACAACCCCGGGAACTTCCGGCACGCCCGGGAGATCAACGCGAAGGTGGACATCGGGACCGCCCGCAAGGAGTGCGACACCACCGGGACCTCGACGAACGCCTCCGCCGGCAAGGCCGCGTACACGGAGGCGGCGTTCACCCTCGACGTCTCGCACCGGCTGCGGAAGCTCCTTGAGGAGCGGGGCGCCACGGTGGTCCTGACGCACGACGCGGACCGGCCGTTCGGGCCGTGCATCGACGAGCGGGCCCGGATCGGGAACGCGGCAGAGGCCGACGCCGTCGTCTCCGTGCACGCGGACGGCTCGGCGGCCGGCCACCGCGGCTTCCATGTGATCGTGCCCGCGAAGGTGAAGGAGGGGGCCGCCGACACCGGCCCGATCGTGGCCCCTTCGCGCGCGCTCGGCGAGGGGATCGTGGCCGGATTCCGCCGTGCGACCGGCACCGCGCCCGCCAACTACCTCGCCGACGGCACCGGTTTGGACGTCCGTTCGGATCTCGGAGGTCTCAATCTGTCAACGGTGCCCAAGGTCTTCGTCGAATGCGGCAATATGCGTGATCCGAAGGACGCCGCACTGCTGACGTCCGGGGCGTGGCGGCAGAAGGCGGCGCAGGGCATCGCCGACGGCATCGTGACCTACCTCCAGGGGTAG
- a CDS encoding LLM class F420-dependent oxidoreductase: MRLGLALGYWGRGPSPAHLELAREAERLGYDSVWTAEAWGSDAFTALTWIAAHTSRIGLGTAVAQMAARTPTATAMHALTLDHLSGGRMRLGLGLSGPQVVEGWYGRPFPRSPLTATREYVDVIRQVLRREAPVRLDGRHHSLPYAGEDGTGLGKPLKPITHPLRPDLPILLGAEGPRNIAQTLEIADGWLPLYWSPARFRAAYALPDRLPDGFRVAPMVRAQVCDDVPKGLLPVKAMLGFYIGGMGHATRNFHADLMARMGYEKEARHIQGLFAEGRREEAVLAVPDAFADEISLVGPRERIAERLREWRTGPVTDLLVTAPDPETLRTLAELNG; this comes from the coding sequence ATGCGCCTGGGACTCGCGCTCGGCTACTGGGGCCGCGGCCCCTCCCCCGCCCATCTGGAGCTCGCGCGCGAGGCGGAGCGCCTCGGCTACGACTCGGTGTGGACGGCGGAGGCGTGGGGCTCGGACGCCTTCACCGCCCTCACCTGGATCGCCGCCCACACCAGCCGGATCGGCCTCGGCACCGCGGTGGCGCAGATGGCGGCCCGCACGCCGACCGCGACGGCGATGCACGCGCTCACCCTGGACCACCTGTCGGGCGGCCGGATGCGGCTCGGCCTGGGCCTCTCCGGCCCCCAGGTGGTGGAGGGCTGGTACGGGCGCCCCTTCCCCCGCTCCCCGCTGACCGCCACCCGCGAGTACGTGGACGTGATCCGGCAGGTGCTCCGCCGCGAGGCGCCGGTGCGGCTCGACGGACGGCACCACTCCCTCCCGTACGCCGGCGAGGACGGCACCGGCCTCGGCAAGCCCCTGAAGCCGATCACCCACCCGCTCCGCCCCGACCTCCCGATCCTGCTGGGCGCCGAGGGCCCGCGGAACATCGCGCAGACGCTGGAGATCGCCGACGGCTGGCTGCCGCTCTACTGGTCCCCCGCCCGCTTCCGGGCGGCCTACGCCCTCCCCGACCGGCTCCCCGACGGCTTCCGGGTCGCGCCGATGGTCCGCGCCCAGGTCTGCGACGACGTGCCGAAGGGCCTGCTGCCGGTCAAGGCGATGCTGGGCTTCTACATCGGCGGCATGGGACACGCGACCCGCAACTTCCACGCCGACCTCATGGCCCGCATGGGGTACGAGAAGGAGGCCCGGCACATCCAGGGCCTCTTCGCCGAGGGCCGCAGGGAGGAGGCCGTGCTCGCCGTCCCGGACGCCTTCGCCGACGAGATCTCCCTGGTCGGCCCGCGCGAGCGGATCGCGGAACGGCTCCGGGAGTGGCGCACCGGCCCGGTCACGGACCTGCTGGTCACGGCCCCCGACCCGGAGACCCTGCGGACGCTGGCGGAGCTGAACGGCTAG
- a CDS encoding ATP-binding protein: protein MNEPTDLHPAALEASYRMGFTVGEHSARHMRTILRMFLTRWGLDHLGDPATVALTELVANVVRHVPGRHCAVLILREPYGLRVEVADRVPGALHAKAPEATAESGRGLVLVEGVTDRWGVEERRDGKTVWFECDG, encoded by the coding sequence ATGAATGAACCAACCGACTTGCATCCTGCGGCACTTGAGGCCAGCTACCGGATGGGCTTCACCGTGGGTGAGCACTCGGCGCGCCACATGCGCACCATCCTGCGCATGTTCCTCACGCGGTGGGGACTCGACCACCTGGGCGATCCGGCGACGGTCGCGCTGACCGAGCTCGTCGCGAACGTCGTGCGGCACGTGCCGGGGCGCCACTGCGCGGTGCTGATCCTGCGGGAGCCGTACGGGCTGCGCGTGGAGGTGGCCGACCGGGTGCCCGGGGCGCTGCACGCGAAGGCGCCGGAGGCGACGGCGGAGAGCGGGCGGGGGCTGGTGCTCGTGGAGGGCGTGACGGACCGGTGGGGGGTGGAGGAGCGGAGGGACGGGAAGACGGTGTGGTTCGAGTGCGACGGGTAG
- a CDS encoding TetR/AcrR family transcriptional regulator produces the protein MARRNPERRTALVDAAIEVLAREGARGLTFRAVDTEAGVPTGTASNYFANRDDLLTQAGARVYERLQPDEATLEGTRTAPHDKETYTRLMRELVGRISAFRTGYLALLELRLEATRRPALRSILTERVRADVEQNVTFHEASGLPGDATAVKLLILTLNWLIVEQLTLPDVFSEEERDALVAAAVDRIVFAG, from the coding sequence ATGGCCCGACGGAACCCGGAGCGGCGCACGGCGCTGGTGGACGCCGCGATCGAGGTGCTGGCCCGCGAAGGCGCCCGGGGGCTGACCTTCCGGGCGGTGGACACCGAGGCGGGGGTGCCCACCGGGACCGCGTCCAACTACTTCGCCAACCGGGACGACCTGCTCACCCAGGCCGGGGCGCGCGTCTACGAACGGCTCCAGCCGGACGAGGCGACCCTGGAGGGCACCAGGACCGCGCCCCACGACAAGGAGACGTACACCCGGCTGATGCGGGAGCTGGTCGGGCGGATCTCCGCCTTCCGCACCGGCTACCTCGCCCTGCTCGAACTGCGCCTGGAGGCCACCCGCCGGCCCGCGCTCCGCTCGATCCTCACCGAGCGGGTACGGGCCGACGTCGAGCAGAACGTGACCTTCCACGAGGCGTCCGGGCTGCCCGGCGACGCCACCGCCGTCAAGCTGCTGATCCTCACCCTGAACTGGCTGATCGTGGAGCAGCTGACCCTCCCCGACGTCTTCTCGGAGGAGGAGCGCGACGCGCTGGTGGCGGCCGCCGTGGACCGGATCGTCTTCGCCGGCTAG